TCGGCCTTCAGCCTTTACTTCTTTTTCCACAACAGCGGCTGGCTCTTCCTCCTGCTCGTCTTCACGGCGGCTATCGACTGGGATGTATCGCACCGCATCGCGTCCGCGAGCAGCGTCGGCACCCGTCGTGCGTGGCTCCTTTTTTCGCTCACCCTCTCTCTCGGCGTGCTGGTGGCCTTCAAATACACCAACTTCTTTATCGACAACCTGCGCATGCTCACCGGCGACGCCGCTTTCCGTCCCGTCAGCCTCACGCTGCCCCTCGGATTGTCGTTTTACACCTTCCGCACCATCAGTTACGTCGTCGACGTCTTCCGGAGCCGCATCGCTCCCGCGCGCTCGTTCCTCGACTATCTCTTTTTCCTCTCCTTCTTCCCCTGCCTCACCGCCGGACCGATCGTAAGGGCCGACCACTTCATGCCGCAGCTCACCGCCGAGGCCCTTCGCCAGCCCGTCGACCGTGCACGCATCTACGGCGGATTTTTTACCGTCCTGATGGGCGTCATCAAGAAGGCCGTCATCGCCGATTACCTGGCGCAGTACAGCAACATCGCTTTCGGCAACCCGTCAGGCTACTCGGGCGTCGAGCTTCTCATGGGCGCTTTGGGATATGGGCTGCAGATCTATTGCGACTTCTCTGGCTACAGCGATATGGCCATCGGGCTGGGCGCCATCCTCGGTTACGATCTGGGGATAAACTTCGATTTCCCCTACCGCTCGCGAAACGTCACCGAGTTTTGGCGTCGGTGGCACATCTCGCTCTCTCTCTGGCTTCGGGATTACCTCTACATCCCGCTGGGTGGCAACCGTCGGGGCGCGGCAAGGCAGTATGTCAACCTACTC
The sequence above is drawn from the Tannerella serpentiformis genome and encodes:
- a CDS encoding MBOAT family O-acyltransferase, which codes for MNSLPDLSTLTDRLLALLGPDASHPLMFSSGLFWVLFVAFLPVYAWLRNSGRIAAMKIFVSAFSLYFFFHNSGWLFLLLVFTAAIDWDVSHRIASASSVGTRRAWLLFSLTLSLGVLVAFKYTNFFIDNLRMLTGDAAFRPVSLTLPLGLSFYTFRTISYVVDVFRSRIAPARSFLDYLFFLSFFPCLTAGPIVRADHFMPQLTAEALRQPVDRARIYGGFFTVLMGVIKKAVIADYLAQYSNIAFGNPSGYSGVELLMGALGYGLQIYCDFSGYSDMAIGLGAILGYDLGINFDFPYRSRNVTEFWRRWHISLSLWLRDYLYIPLGGNRRGAARQYVNLLVTMLLGGLWHGAAWTFIAWGAGHGVALCLHKRCKVWLDRLPDGGLIGFLSWALTFAWVIFLFIFFRADSFDTAREMIVGIATRFDPAYFPEFAKVRYVWTAIFLSIFAFHFVPTRFYDRLRDLFVRSPWIIKFAIFVGVVQLVISFASADVQPFIYTQF